One Silene latifolia isolate original U9 population chromosome 4, ASM4854445v1, whole genome shotgun sequence DNA segment encodes these proteins:
- the LOC141651274 gene encoding uncharacterized protein LOC141651274 has protein sequence MEGLLKALRGLGDQVRWPKPPTQNRPNDDRDSIKRCEWHQDIGHRTEDCYRLRMEVKFQIRRGNLDHLLSRGGKQDMREAANQVLPSAPPICTKIINVITDGSELSGLTYSAAKRKATESKGNHQETSYRVSQSNLPPVTFDETDIESGAEQHDDALTITLSIGNCTARKSLVDTGSSVNVIILETNHGF, from the coding sequence ATGGAAGGGTTGCTGAAAGCACTAAGAGGCTTAGGTGATCAGGTGAGGTGGCCAAAGCCTCCCACTCAGAATCGACCCAACGACGACAGAGACAGCATCAAGAGATGTGAATGGCATCAGGACATAGGGCACAGGACAGAAGACTGCTACAGGCTGCGCATGGAAGTTAAGTTCCAGATACGCAGGGGAAACTTggaccacctgttatcacgtgggggcaagcaggacATGAGAGAAGCAGCGAACCAGGTGCTTCCTTCTGCCCCACCCATATGCACGAAAATTATTAACGTGATAACAGACGGATCCGAGCTATCGGGTTTGACATATTCCGCCGCTAAGAGGAAAGCCACCGAAAGTAAAGGAAATCATCAAGAAACTTCATACAGGGTAAGCCAGAGCAATTTACCCCCGGTAACTTTCGAcgaaaccgacatagaaagcggCGCAGAGCAACATGACGATGCCCTAACTATAACGTTATCCATTGGCAATTGCACCGCACGAAAATCATTAGTGGATACAGGGAGTTCTGTGAACGTCATTATACTGGAAACCAACCATGGGTTTTGA
- the LOC141651275 gene encoding uncharacterized protein LOC141651275, giving the protein MPLPMEMAAPESYVDSPFTDDIATVALPKGFNVPTMTLFDGTTDPCDHISQFKQKMMVTTATGASKEACMCKGFGSTLTGAALQWFVGLPNGTISSFTDLVNAFNQQFSSSRRTPKQPSDLYRIVQEIGESIKDYVTRFNAEKVSIRGCDTSTAIKAFRQGLDKESDLYKELTMYPCERFEEVQQRATAALRLEEDIQARKGITNFDKPIRKISIEKKDERAKPYRRPNISRVA; this is encoded by the coding sequence ATGCCGCTGCCTATGGAGATGGCTGCACCGGAAAGCTACGTTGACTCACCTTTTACTGACGATATAGCTACAGTGGCCTTACCAAAAGGATTTAACGTCCCAACAATGACCCTCTTCGATGGAACCACAGACCCCTGCGATCATATTAGCCAATTTAAGCAAAAGATGATGGTTACCACTGCCACAGGAGCCTCGAAGGAGGCAtgcatgtgtaaaggatttggttCAACCCTAACCGGAGCAGCACTACAATGGTTCGTTGGCTTGCCTAACGGAACCATATCATCATTCACCGATTTGGTCAACGCCTTCAATCAGCAGTTCTCCAGCAGCCGGAGAACACCAAAGCAGCCAAGCGATCTGTATAGGATTGTTCAGGAAATAGGTGAATCAATCAAAGATTATGTCACAAGGTTCAACGCAGAGAAAGTCTCAATACGAGGCTGCGACACGTCCACGGCCATCAAGGCCTTCAGGCAGGGCTTGGATAAGGAATCGGACCTCTACAAAGAATTAACGATGTACCCTTGTGAGAGATTCGAAGAAGTCCAGCAGAGAGCTACAGCGGCATTAAGGTTGGAAGAAGACATACAAGCTAGAAAGGGAATAACAAACTTCGACAAACCTATCAGGAAAATCTCAATAGAGAAGAAAGACGAACGAGCTAAGCCATACCGCAGACCCAATATTAGCAGAGTAGCATAA